A segment of the Armatimonadota bacterium genome:
ACCTGGAGGCGCGGCGTATCCGCGCCGTGGGGGACCCGGAGGCGCGCTTCGCCGAGGACCACCTGCGCATGCTCCGTGCCGTTCGCCTCGCCGCGGAGCTTGACTTCGCCATCGAGGAGGAGACGTTCCGTGCCATCCAGCGGCGGTCGGGGGAGATCGCCCGGGTCAGCGGTGAGCGCATTCGTGACGAGCTTCTCCGTCTGCTGACCAGCGGGGGACGTGCCGTGGGGCTGGACCGGCTGCGGGAGAGCGGGTTGCTGGCGGTGATCCTCCCGGAGGTGGCGGCCCTGGAGGGCGTGGAGCAGCCCCCGGAGTTCCATCCGGAGGGGGACGTCTTAACCCACACCCGACTGGCCCTGGCCCACCTGCGCGATCCCTCCCCGGTGCTGGCCCTGGGGGTGCTCCTGCACGATGTGGGCAAGCCTCTTACGTTCCGCCGCGCCGAGCGCATCCGCTTCGACGGGCACGATGAGGTGGGCGCACGGATGGCCGAGGCGGTCTGCCGCCGGCTGCGCCTGAAGGGTGAGGAGGTCACGCGGGTTGTGGACCTGGTGCGGGAGCACCTGCGGGTGCGTACCCTGCCGTCGATGCGGCCGGCAAAGGCGAAGCGGTTCTTGGCACGTCCTGACATCGCCGACCACCTGGAGCTGCACCGCGCGGACTGCCTGGCCAGCCACGGCGACCTCAGCCTGTGGCGGTGGGCTCAGCAGGCGCTGGCCCGGCTCAGTGAGGAGGAGCGGCATCCGCCCCGCCTGGTCAGTGGGGACGATCTTATCGCCCGCGGCTATCCCCCGGGCCCGCGATTCCGCCAGATCCTGGAGGCGGTACGGGACGCTCAGCTGGAAGGTATGGTGCGGACACGGGAGGAGGCGCTGGCCCTGGTGGAGCGACGGTTCCCCCGGGGGGAGCGCCCGGATCCTGCGGGGGATGGCAAGGAAATCGAGCCGGCAGGCGGAAGAGGGGAACTATGAGCGAACAGAACGCGCTGCGCATCTTCTTCCTGGCCCTGGCGGTGATGGTCGTGGTCGGGGCCATTCTGCCCACTGTAGCCCCCTGGCTGGTTTCCCTGCTGGACCGCACCGTGCTGAAGGAGGAGGAGCCTTCCCACAGGCGTTAAGAGCGCGGCCGGGAAGTCGCTAGTGCGCCCAAGCGGAAGGCACC
Coding sequences within it:
- a CDS encoding CCA tRNA nucleotidyltransferase, producing the protein MRAAGWGAYLVGGAVRDLLMGRSPRDIDIVTEARPEQVRALFARTLAVGAAFGVVEVVTEGGTYHVATFRREGPYLDGRRPSFVEYASLEEDVSRRDFTINALLYDPLDGAVIDLVGGRQDLEARRIRAVGDPEARFAEDHLRMLRAVRLAAELDFAIEEETFRAIQRRSGEIARVSGERIRDELLRLLTSGGRAVGLDRLRESGLLAVILPEVAALEGVEQPPEFHPEGDVLTHTRLALAHLRDPSPVLALGVLLHDVGKPLTFRRAERIRFDGHDEVGARMAEAVCRRLRLKGEEVTRVVDLVREHLRVRTLPSMRPAKAKRFLARPDIADHLELHRADCLASHGDLSLWRWAQQALARLSEEERHPPRLVSGDDLIARGYPPGPRFRQILEAVRDAQLEGMVRTREEALALVERRFPRGERPDPAGDGKEIEPAGGRGEL